Sequence from the Panicum virgatum strain AP13 chromosome 5N, P.virgatum_v5, whole genome shotgun sequence genome:
CACCGCTCGGCGCGATGCTGCAGGAAGTCGCCGGTGTCCTCCCGGGACACGCCTTCGCCTCGGTGAGGGATCCGCACCTTCTCGTCCAACTCTTACACTGTGGGCCCAATAGTGTTTCATCGTATAAGAAAGATAGGAAGAACGTGGTTCGCGTTGAAAAGTCAAGGATGTTGAGGAAATCTGGATTTGTCGAATGTGATGATCCCGATGTTGATGGGTTAGCTGCAGTTTGAAGTATGACTCGATGTAGATGGGAATTGCCTTTCGAGCGCAGAATTACTGAAGTGATGTGCTCGATCACCAGTTTCCGCAGCCAGTGCTGCCCATGTTTCTTCAGATGCGTAACCAAAAACTGAGCTTGGTTATAGGCGCTAATATTTGCTCTGGATGGTAACTGGGCCTGGTAGAATTGTCCTTGAATACCCAGTTGACCTGTAAATTGTTGATTACTTACAAGCTAGACCAGTTCGTTCAGAATACAAACCACTAAACCAAACAGTTTTATATCAATTAAAACTGTACCGTAAGCATAAAGGTCCTTTCCGTGCGAAAAAAAAGATTATTTCGTTTAGCTAGCTCATTGAAGTGCTCCATTTTTATAAATGACCGGTGAGGTATAACTGTATAAGTGTAAAAACAGACATGGATTGCCATATGTTTCTGATATTCTCAATGGCTGCTGCTTTTTACTTCAGACACGACACAAGATTTCCTGTTGCGTCTGTATTTGATTGTATGTTTTCCAATTAAGGCTAGAGCAGGAGTGGAGATGGCACTGATTGACGCAGTTGCTAATAGCATTCGCATCCCTCTGTGGAGATTATTTGGAGGGGCATCAGATACTGTGACCACAGACATAACGGTATATGGTCGTCCCATCATATTCTGTCTGTATTCACAAAATTTATAAATACCTTCAACAAAGTTGATATTCCATATTTCCCAACCTAGATTCCAATCGTGGCCCCAAATGAAGCTGCTCAATTGGCTGCTAAATATCGAGGGCAAGGGTTTCAAACGCTGAAGCTCAAGGTTGGGAAAAACTTGAACTCGGATATAAAAGTTCTGAAGGCTATACGGCTCGTCCATCCAGACTGCTCATTTATCTTGGATGCAAATGAGGGATACACAGCTGATCAAGCAATTGAAGTTCTCGATAGATTAAACGGTTCGTACTCCTGCAAATTCTGTGCTACTATATGGATTGACCTTTTGATCTTGCCTCAGCATTTCGAATTTATTAGCTGTTCATCATCTGGATATTCCAACCTCGCCCCAAGTATTTCTCCAaacttattttttttattctgtCACTGGTTTCAGAAATGGGTGTGACCCCTGTACTCTTTGAGCAACCAGTTCACAGAGATGATTGGGAGGGTCTCCGTGATGTTAGTATTGCTGCCATGGAGAAATACAAAGTCGCTGTCGCTGCTGATGAAAGTTGCCGGAGTTTACTTGATGCTCAGAAAATAATACATGGGAATCTGGCCCATGTTATTAACATCAAGCTCGCAAAATTAGGGGTTCTTGGAGCCCTTGAAATAATTGATGCTGCAAGAAAAGCCAATGTTGCTTTGATGATTGGCGGCATGGTCGAGACTAGAATCGCCATGGGCTTTGCTGGTCACCTAGCTGCTGGGCTTGGTtgtttcaggtgtgtttgttgtggaaGTATGCAAccatttatttttacattgtGATTAGGTTGCTCCAGCCcacaaattgaaagaaaaattactTTGCTCGACACCTTATATCTGTTTTCAGCTGCTAAAGTTATTCTTGAAACTTATGGATGCAGTTTTATTGATCTGGACACGCCCCTTTTATTGTCTGAAGATCCAGTTTATGGTGGCTACGAAGGTAGTCTTACTCTCTTTATATGTCTTCATTTCCTCTTTTAAAGACAGTAGCCACTGGCATCCTACCATCACAGCTACTTTTATTATTAAAAACAGAAACGACAGTTGTTGCTCACTTGGTACATGTTCAGGCCCTCAAAGATTCAGTACTGCTTTGATTTCTGCATGTTGTGTCATAGACACGTTTTTCCTGAACTCAATCTGCTGAACCCAAACCCTTCTGTAcctcattttttttcattttaggaAACTATTTATGTCGTGAAAATCTGTAGTGTTATGAGCTGGTGGAGTATTGTTATTCAGAGCTATCATCTCTGTTGCCTTGATGCTGCTTATAAACTTGGATATTTCCTTCTATAATACTAATGCCTTGATGTTTCTATGTTTGTTGTTGGGAAATCTGCTTTTTCTTCCTTGCAAGATGCAGACCTTCGTAAAACAAATTAAAGCTCAAACTGTGTCTCTAGTTTATATGACTCATACTAATTCTCTTGTCAGCCTTTGGACCCCTGTACAAGTTTACAAATGCCCGTGGCCATGGTGGTTTCCTTCACTTGGACAACAATGGCTCGGTATGTCAAGTTATCCCTGTTGCTTACTTACCCTCTGGTTTCCTGTAAAAGTATTGTGTTCTTCCCCATGTCGAGGTTGAGGTACTATAAATTTTTCTGAACTGACAATACAACCACCCGCAAACATTGTTTCGAGCTAccataaattcaaaaaaaaagcataTACAGTCACAAATGTTCATTGTAAAGCTCCAAAATAGTAgcatttctaaatttttctattttttcctaGTGAATAAGAAGTTCTATGACTCATCAATCTATATGAAAATGTTGCAGAAATGAAGATGATTAGTGGATTTGTCTGTCCGTCTGGAGCTTCATGCGGAGCATTGCAGTGCACTCCACACATGCATTGTTCAAACGGGCAACCACCGTTGTAACTGAAAACAGATGAGCGATAGGAAGCATGTAGCCTTCTGTTTACTGTAGTCCAATCAGAATCAGGGTTATAAATCTATAACATTTGATCAAGGTGTAGATAGTAGTATGTATACTCATAAGGCTGTATCAGCTGGCATTGTTGTTTTATCGAAATATTACaataaatatattgttatattgtgatctaAATTCATtgtacaacaaaaaaaaaatcaacttccgacggagcggagcggagcggaagCCCGTCGCCAGGAGGCTTGGGATGTTGTGCCCCTTTCGCTCGCGAGGTCGCCGCGCTGGCCGTGCTCGCCCGACCACGAGGACGACGGCTCCCCGCCGGCTGCGCCAGGCGACGAGGAGCGCCAGGAACACAAGCATGCACAGCACATCGGCGCGCGATAGGTCTAGGAAGATAAGTACGAGCGCCGTTTGATGATGGGATGAGAGGGAGAAATGGGAGAGAGAATCGAGAAGGTGAGCTGCCCGTGGCCATGAGAGGTGAGAGAGACAACACATGATGAGATGGGAGGGAGAAATCAGAGAATCGAGATGGGAcgttgtagcacactgtagcattttttgtttgtttgtggtaattatcGTCCTACCATgacttaactaggctcaaaagattcgcctcgtcgtgtacatcaaaattatgcaattagttttttatttatctacatttaatgctccatacatgagACAAcatttttgatgtgataggtgaatagtgaagtttggatggagaaattttggaactaaacatggtGAGCCTGCCCGCTGCCCGTGACCAGTGAGAAAGATACTCTTGCATGCTGTTTATCTCGGTTAGATACCGTTAATTTTCCTAGCATGAATCTTCACCATTACTTTTGCATCGGACGTCAAGCAAGATGTGGGGGCACGTGCCCCAGGGGCACCGAAACAGGGTCCTGTTTGGTTGTCAggagcacaaaaattttgaccaataattaggggtactaaataaaggcaatttgcaaaactaactccacaaccctaCACTACTTCGCGAAACGAACCTAATAAGGCATTTGATCGTACGATTAGaacatggttactgtagcatcactgtagccaatcatcgattaattactgtcattagattcgtcgtgaaaaattacacccatctgtgaaaatattttgcaaataaactttttGAATGGTCAATGCAGATGCAGTCTTCATCAAAATACACTTCTTTGCGATTACTTTCTATGAGAATAATCACAGGTCCTTTGCCAATAAAACCAAAGCATCTACATCACCTTAGGTTCTTTCAGGTAGTACATTCAAAACACTTCCAGATGACATAAGTGTTAGAATAATCGGATTGACTAAGTGTAGATCGGGAGGTTACTTTCTTTCTCCGGGGCCACCGCGGGTTCGTCGGTGAAGATCTGCGCTAGggcatgtaacacccggtttataaaagaacataaaccgagcaatcatatacgtgccaggatcaagtcacacgtatatacaacagaatgaacagtatatcatagcacatatcacgtaaaaagatataataaagcgaatacgaatgttatttattacaataatgacaaaaatgtctgatacagcggaagcgaagtacaaaatacgataaagctctccgaagctgaagcagggcgccacagggacgtcgactgggagacgaacacctagaagtcctcgtagtcctggtagcgctggacgaactccctcgtgtcggcaggaactgagcagcagtagcgtaaccaagagaaaaaagtagagaagaggcaagagtgagtacacaacttgtactcaacaagtataacacaaactatgaggctctaggctggctgactcaactgcattagcttttaagtgttggcaaaattttattaaagctatttactacgaattgatgaattaccattaacccagttacatagtaattaatcagaattaattaagaaactactgagaaccaaactgaaaccaagccaccaaggtaaaccccgagaagcacctccctcgtcggaaggagataacttcactaatcaaaaggaggatctgggccgctcataaccgtgagcacggctagtataccagttttacgctctgcagaggttgcacatctttacccacaagtcgtgagctacgccagttgttcatcacacttccttaggtgagatggccagcgactcactacgaggcctttaaaaagaatctcgttggtaaggcgtaaccgcgagagttaggtcggcgacgatggggcccacctccaggggtacaagcacgtagcacagaccaagccggaggagcagggaccattgaagcttactactcttgccccgcaggtaagttactccaaaccaaaaagatctagttattacgccaagtctatcccattctagccttgtggtagcgctgttgtcccaggttgtcgctctatgaaccggtccttatggagagtggccaaccaggcagtaagcaccgtgctggccccctaaaccatgtttctaaaaaaacatcttttaacgagaagtgagccactcaagccacacagagtgccactctcagaattaagttcaagtaaaacattaatcaatttaattaaaaaggaccagagtgtgttatagcgcagcaacctagcacaactaaccaaaatgcaacccaaaggtataaataaaggatataaagtggctaggaatgtccttataggcatacagtattaaaatgcagtatgacattgtatttaaaggtgataggttgttcatgttatacttgccttcctcgtactgctcctgctgctgctcaaagtgctccgaagacggctgctccgggtactggtactggggctcctcagatggatcaacgtctactcacgaacacatggccaaaacaatgcacaaaataagtatacaggcaaacactaacaaaaagctaagaaacagtacatcaatacataaaaacagcacattaaactagtctaaaactattctacgcgttacaacgatcgcgtggatataaagaacgctaaaaacggagctaaaacgcataaactaggcctaaaacaaggttcaggggcttatttgcaagaaaaactaagttccagggggttttctgcaaaaaccgagggctaaaacgtaattaaactaaagcttcagggtctaactcacaaaagaaccagggctggacggcgggtactaatttAAAGGAACTCAGGGTGCTATGTGTTAAAAACAGGCCTAagctgtaatt
This genomic interval carries:
- the LOC120675782 gene encoding L-Ala-D/L-amino acid epimerase-like; translated protein: MDPSISSASSPLIRLSGTPAAASPRPGLVAAARQPAASSSSTRLRAVSPSPSPPSPVESFGFGALKETFSVDVAAAEARALDVPLAAPFTIATSRLEAVSNVAVRVELRSGAVGWGEAAVLPSVTAEDQPAALAAAGRACDALAGAPAAPLGAMLQEVAGVLPGHAFASARAGVEMALIDAVANSIRIPLWRLFGGASDTVTTDITIPIVAPNEAAQLAAKYRGQGFQTLKLKVGKNLNSDIKVLKAIRLVHPDCSFILDANEGYTADQAIEVLDRLNEMGVTPVLFEQPVHRDDWEGLRDVSIAAMEKYKVAVAADESCRSLLDAQKIIHGNLAHVINIKLAKLGVLGALEIIDAARKANVALMIGGMVETRIAMGFAGHLAAGLGCFSFIDLDTPLLLSEDPVYGGYEAFGPLYKFTNARGHGGFLHLDNNGSK